A window of the Macrobrachium rosenbergii isolate ZJJX-2024 chromosome 43, ASM4041242v1, whole genome shotgun sequence genome harbors these coding sequences:
- the LOC136829049 gene encoding calponin homology domain-containing protein DDB_G0272472-like encodes MKNIRRNFVEMLRSLIGSFIRYIWTTGSVSSLATDNLECEENRLWQQSEREFVLRASRKLPRRENDKQNLRPERKSHFSKKFQKKVGGRETEGGGFTKETREMEKARIALIKRKMDLEAKRAMKKEEASLIKEQKPIKKEKRAIDKEMKALAKKKEKFAKKEVERLKTEKEKFMKRKKVHNRARKAFDGAEAFPFGRSVHPGQEERFVSEEWPIRKAKKNLAKSEKRRTAHAINKNSLEKEEMYCKKAKRAFKKGKDSVKQIKKARKEEKAFLKKEQKALEKEERAIEKEEISIKEAKRAMKKEEAFLKKSKKILEKNSRALKKELKASLKRKEALSKRRNAVLKRKEKYAKKDEKLKKEEEKLRKEKESYNRIRKALDEAEGLLVGRELLSDERRALRKHQDDLRKKVEDLVLEQRAIEKDKENFAREVNKYLKDDEEPRLDTQAFVEMSEPLIFKPVAKEKLNYILSDYRRQWERMSGEKEELERLKRSLGRKREYIKREREILDKKKRLLERRKDDHSIRASWYAHAKVNYDIDRRALDQEYEIIAQDRVDFDKEMEERVEEYTKRVESLRKKKERFNKEKEKFHQDRKQFRIGKEAVEKARQSPARERENLEKDKEDLGKQKRGFDGEGQSQNKQEKNISENIEAKRLPLGETKEEFKRPMNSYLEQRKAGREKDHQMEKEARAQEPKGKQTIVRSKTDQALEDMKQVMLSRFNEMMERWELELLEDIKLGCKTR; translated from the coding sequence ATGAAGAATATTCGTAGAAATTTTGTTGAAATGTTGAGATCCCTAATTGGATCATTTATCCGTTATATTTGGACCACGGGGTCTGTTTCTTCTCTGGCCACCGATAATTTGGAATGTGAAGAAAACCGTCTCTGGCAACAGTCAGAGCGTGAATTTGTCCTGCGGGCAAGCAGGAAGCTGCCAAGGAGAGAAAATGACAAGCAGAATCTCCGACCGGAAAGAAAGAGCCATTTTAGCAAGAAGTTCCAAAAGAAAGTGGGTGGACGTGAAACAGAAGGCGGTGGCTTCACCAAAGAAACGAGGGAAATGGAAAAAGCCCGAATTGCTCTAATCAAGCGAAAAATGGATCTGGAAGCAAAAAGGGCCATGAAAAAGGAAGAAGCCTCTCTTATAAAGGAACAAAAGCCTATCAAAAAGGAGAAACGCGCTATTGACAAAGAAATGAAGGCtttagcaaagaaaaaagaaaagtttgcgaaaaaagaagttgaacggctgaagacagagaaagaaaaatttatgaaacgaAAAAAAGTGCACAACAGAGCCAGGAAGGCTTTCGATGGTGCAGAGGCATTTCCTTTTGGAAGATCCGTGCATCCGGGTCAGGAGGAACGCTTCGTATCGGAAGAATGGCCAATTAGAAAGGCCAAAAAGAACTTGGCGAAAAGCGAAAAGCGAAGAACAGCTCACGCGATTAACAAGAACAGccttgaaaaggaagaaatgtatTGCAAGAAGGCAAAAAGAGCCTTTAAAAAGGGAAAAGACTCtgttaaacagataaaaaaggcTCGCAAGGAGGAGAAGGCCTTCcttaaaaaggaacaaaaggctCTCGAAAAGGAGGAACGCgctattgaaaaagaagaaatatctaTTAAGGAAGCAAAACGCGCCATGAAAAAGGAAGAAGCCTTTCTTAAAAAGTCAAAAAAGATTCTCGAGAAGAACAGTCGCGCTCTTAAAAAGGAACTTAAGGCCAGCTTAAAGAGAAAGGAAGCACTATCAAAGAGAAGGAACGCTGtcttgaagagaaaagaaaagtatgcgaaaaaagacgaaaagctgaagaaagaggaagaaaaattgaggaaagaaaaagaatcgtATAACAGAATCAGGAAGGCTCTCGATGAAGCAGAGGGATTGCTTGTAGGAAGAGAGCTTCTTTCAGATGAAAGGAGAGCACTAAGGAAGCATCAGGATGACCTACGCAAAAAGGTAGAGGACTTAGTATTGGAACAAAGGGCAAttgaaaaggataaagaaaacttTGCGAGAGAAGTGAATAAGTACTTAAAGGATGATGAAGAACCCAGACTAGATACGCAAGCCTTCGTTGAAATGAGTGAACCGCTAATATTTAAACCAGTAGCCAAAGAAAAGCTGAATTACATCTTGAGCGATTATCGTCGGCAATGGGAACGAATGTCAGGGGAAAAGGAAGAGTTGGAAAGGCTCAAGCGAAGCCTCGGGAGGAAGCGggaatacattaaaagagaaagggagatcCTCGACAAAAAGAAGAGGCTTTTAGAACGGCGAAAGGACGACCATTCAATCAGAGCATCATGGTACGCTCATGCTAAAGTTAACTACGACATTGACAGGAGAGCGCTTGATCAAGAATATGAGATAATAGCTCAAGATAGAGTGGATTTCGATAAGGAAATGGAGGAACGGGTCGAGGAATACACAAAACGGGTTGAGTCTCTTCGAAAGAAAAAAGAACGGTtcaataaggaaaaggaaaagttccATCAGGATAGAAAACAGTTCCGTATAGGCAAAGAGGCTGTAGAGAAGGCCCGGCAGTCTccagcaagggagagagagaacctcgAGAAGGATAAAGAAGACCTCGGTAAGCAGAAAAGAGGGTTTGATGGAGAAGGACAGTcccaaaacaaacaagaaaagaacaTCAGTGAAAACATCGAAGCGAAGAGGCTGCCCCTCGGAGAAACGAAAGAAGAGTTTAAGCGGCCCATGAATAGCTACCTCGAGCAAAGGAAAGCGGGGAGGGAGAAGGACCACCAGATGGAAAAGGAAGCCCGAGCCCAAGAACCGAAAGGCAAGCAGACCATCGTGAGATCTAAAACAGATCAAGCACTAGAGGATATGAAACAAGTTATGCTTAGTAGGTTCAACGAAATGATGGAAAGGTGGGAACTTGAGTTATTGGAGGATATTAAACTTGGATGTAAAACCAGGTAG